One Rhodothermaceae bacterium genomic window carries:
- a CDS encoding aminotransferase class V-fold PLP-dependent enzyme, translating into MNHSVQVPASNTNGQHDVRKNSVNQKFLAELEQQARALEPTQEELGELFTKVERYARRHISNVCETPAFVKSKERSVGLLSSPITETGISLDDTLQLMYDYVDHEGLNSGSPRYLGYIPSGGLPHSAFGDFLAAIGGRYAGVFHSAPGAVRMENMLIRWMAEVVGYPKGAGGYLASGGSIANLSAVITAREASGLRGADYDRAVIYMTEHTHHCVDKALRIAGMGSSIRRRVAEDDRYRMSAEALEKTIAADRASGLNPWLIVASAGTTNMGTVDPLEDIASVARSNHLWFHIDGAYGAFFALCPEGQEVLSGMDQSNSLVLDPHKTLFLPFGTGALLVRDQEFLGPAHGGRGEYMRDMDSDAHELSPAYLSPELSKHFRGLRMWLPLKLLGVAPFRSALSEKIHLARYAYERLQSFEGVQVGPSPDLSIVTFRYVPEKGDANEFNLALIDNPAERIMKRWQDRDANEFNLALVNNLHRDGRVFLTSTRIRGTVVLRLAVGSFRTHLEHIDEALEVLSEHVRALKES; encoded by the coding sequence ATGAATCATTCAGTTCAGGTTCCCGCATCCAACACCAACGGGCAACACGATGTTAGGAAGAATTCAGTGAATCAGAAATTTCTGGCTGAACTTGAGCAGCAGGCCCGTGCGCTTGAACCCACTCAAGAGGAGTTGGGAGAGTTGTTTACGAAAGTTGAAAGATACGCCCGTCGGCATATTTCAAATGTATGCGAGACTCCTGCCTTTGTTAAATCGAAGGAGCGGAGTGTGGGATTACTGTCCTCGCCCATCACTGAGACAGGGATCTCGCTGGATGACACATTACAACTTATGTATGATTACGTGGATCACGAGGGGCTGAATTCGGGGTCTCCCCGATATCTCGGCTACATTCCGTCTGGTGGGTTGCCACATTCAGCATTTGGCGATTTTCTCGCAGCCATCGGTGGGCGATATGCGGGGGTATTTCACTCTGCTCCTGGGGCTGTTCGTATGGAAAATATGCTTATCCGCTGGATGGCAGAGGTTGTCGGCTATCCCAAAGGGGCTGGCGGTTATCTGGCTTCTGGCGGAAGTATTGCCAATTTGTCTGCGGTGATTACTGCGCGTGAGGCAAGTGGACTTCGCGGAGCTGATTATGACCGTGCAGTCATATACATGACCGAGCACACACACCATTGTGTGGACAAGGCGCTCCGCATTGCGGGTATGGGTAGTTCAATACGGCGCAGGGTTGCTGAAGATGATCGCTACCGGATGTCTGCCGAGGCACTTGAGAAAACGATTGCTGCTGATCGAGCATCTGGCCTGAACCCGTGGCTGATTGTCGCTTCCGCCGGCACGACCAATATGGGTACGGTAGACCCATTGGAAGACATCGCCTCCGTTGCTCGGTCAAACCATCTCTGGTTTCATATTGACGGTGCGTACGGCGCGTTCTTCGCACTCTGTCCAGAAGGCCAGGAGGTTCTCTCCGGCATGGATCAATCAAATTCCCTGGTACTAGACCCACATAAAACGCTTTTCCTGCCGTTTGGTACAGGAGCGCTCCTGGTGCGTGACCAGGAATTCCTTGGCCCGGCACATGGTGGTCGCGGTGAATACATGCGGGATATGGACTCGGATGCCCACGAACTTTCTCCGGCATATTTATCTCCCGAATTATCCAAACATTTTCGGGGGCTCCGCATGTGGTTGCCTCTCAAACTTCTGGGAGTAGCTCCATTCCGCTCGGCTTTGTCGGAAAAGATTCACCTGGCCCGGTACGCGTATGAGCGTCTCCAAAGTTTCGAGGGGGTTCAGGTTGGTCCGTCACCAGATTTATCTATTGTTACGTTCCGCTATGTCCCCGAAAAGGGAGATGCAAACGAGTTTAATCTTGCCCTGATCGACAACCCAGCCGAGAGGATTATGAAGCGTTGGCAGGATCGCGATGCAAACGAATTTAATCTCGCCCTGGTCAACAACCTGCATCGGGATGGTCGGGTATTCCTGACATCCACGAGGATCAGGGGGACCGTAGTACTACGTTTGGCGGTCGGCTCATTCCGAACGCACCTGGAACACATCGATGAAGCGCTTGAGGTTCTGAGCGAGCATGTCAGGGCCCTGAAAGAGAGTTGA